The nucleotide window GTTCAGTACAACATGATTTATcctattattaattttaactaAGTTAATGAATAATTCACAACACTTACTGAATATCAACTGAATAATAGGCTGTAAATTATATAAGTACTGTAGACACCTATATGCCTACAGTATTAGCTAATTATTAAATATGGCACATAATATCTCTGAGATTGATGATTAGTGCAGACCAGAAAATGATAGTGTTGTTTAATAAgctctcaaaaaaaaattttttgtgtCTACTAAAAAGCACACTTGGCAAGTCTTCCGTTTTGTGATTCGTATTTGTCCGAAAATCAAGGaccttaaaataaaattctgttGATGTTACTTTATCTGGTGTTGCTCAACACTCCTAAAGAGCCAATTTCAATCCTGCTGAAGGCTTATCAGTGGCTGAGTGGAGCAAGGCTGAGCTCTGTTGTGTGGAGGATTGGAAAAGTGCTTAGGTGGACACCCAGCTGCCTCCCTCCGTTTGCATCCCTCCACTCGGACTCGATTAATCAGCACTGCTCTTTTTGCTGCTGGGGGGATCAGGGCAGACTGCCCACTGCAGCCCACACTGACCTGAACATTCCTGGGGTCCGGCCAGACCGATATGGAGCCATACCAGCTATggctgtttaaaaaatgtgcacaaaTAATGAAGGGTAAGCGTGTCAGCCGTGAGGAGCCACAACTGCTTCTCTATCTCTCACGCTCTTGTTGAGTAGGCAGACCCCACCATGCCTCCCACAGACTTGAGTCAGTTGGGATTGTTATGAGAGAGTTGTCTCGTTTCAGTTGCGACTGATCAgtggtctctcacacacacacacacacacacacacacacacacacacacacacacacacacacacacacacacagtaattccATGCCCATCACTTACTCACACTGAcaccccctccctctctcccggCTCTTTATACACAGGAAGTCCCCTctgtacacattgttttcttTGTCATAACGATTTAGAGATCAGTGGATTAGTCATAATCTCTGCATTTCCTACAAACCAAGCCATAACACCATCAGGGTGCTGTTCGGATCATTATGGATATGTTTATTGGGTCTATTTCAAAGCTAGAAGTCTGTCTACCAGTTCTATAAACTGTCAAGCGTTGCTTTGATTCCAAATGGGATATCGTTATACAGGCAGTTTCTTCAAGAATATAACACATTCTTCAGCATCTGGTCACTATTGCTGGAGCAGATGGAAGGCCTTGTTAGATGATCTGGATGAGGAATTGGTGGGGGAGTCCATTTAAAGTTGGATCTGTACAAAAATGACCATGTGAAAATGGATCTATTCATCACGCATGTATTATCAACAAACTAGCCCGTGCCTGAACCTCACAGTCCACAAAAACATGTTGCAACCCTTAAAAGCAAGTTGGCTGCCAAAGCTTGGCTTGGAGTTGCTTATGTTTCTCAGCTCAACATCAATATTTCAACATAGGCATCATCTGGCACTGATTATTCACATTTTCCGAAAGAGTGATTGAAAAAGGTTAAGGAAGGAAGAGAAAGTTGAAAACTACACAAGAAACCAGATGTAATTATCATAAGGCATAGCTGCAGAGTGGTCCGAAATTACAGAAGGTTACAAATACAATTCTGGCCTCAAGTGCAGTTCATGATTGGTGAGGTCCTGAGTAGTGCTCAGGACTGTGTATCAGAGGATAGTTCAAACCAGATATGATGTGGAGGACAAAGTGCCAGAATTACATTAATGAGGATGTGGACAGGCATGCTGTCATCCAGGGGGCTTTTGGCAGGAGCCAGGCAGGGATTAAAGGCTCTGTTTTGTCCCATAGGAGGAATGCCTTTGGCTTCAAAATCTTGTTGTGACTGTCCTAGCAGGGACAAATAAAGGGATAGTGGTTTCGAGGGTACATTAATCCTCAGATGAAGTGCTGTTTGCAGGCCAGGAAATTTATATCCAGTGAATGAATAGTAAATCAAGTCAGTGCTAGTTTATGCCATATTAAAGATTAtgggtagataaataaataaaacagaggaGGTGAAAGGGAATGACCAGGGCATAGGATTCAGGATTAAAACAGGCTGCATATGATAAAGGTCAGGAAGCAGGGGAAAAACAAATGACAAGTTAGTGGAAAGCAGGAGGAAAGACTTGGCAGGAGGAAAAATAAAGccgtgtgtgtatgaggggtgAGGGGGAGGATGTATCAGTGTCAGAGGGTTGCTTGGGATTACTCAGGGCTGGCGGGGGTCGGACCACTGACCCCGCTGGGCTACGCAAAATATAAACATGGATGGGACAGAGTCCTGGCAGATAATTAGTGCTCAGTTGATGTTCGAGGAGTAGGGACAGCTGGGTAATCACAGTCAGAGACTAGGTCAATAACCGACCCTGTAGTGTGTAACACGCACCCTTGTTGGCAGACTCAGTGGATCAACATCATGCCGACTCAATGCTACGAGCTAATGTGCCACAGAAGCCCCTCCAGGCATGATGTGTttacgtgtgtgtttgttgctCTCTTTAGTGAGAGAAATGCACAGAGGGGTTACAAAGTGTTGTTGTTCATCTGTACACTCTTTTTGTGTCAAATTCTGAACCTAGGATTTGACATTAGCTCTGTTTTTACATATGacattatttattagtatataaaAGGCAAAAGAGGATTGTAAACCAACACACGGTCTGGGAAACTTGATGTAAAGGGAGTTAATGAGGGATGTGGTTACAAATTCAGTCTGCTATCTATCACAAAGCTCAATTCTACGCCTTAAACATGGCAGTCCAACCAAACGAACACTTACAGCGTGATTATATAAATATGCTTTAACAACATAGCCAGTTCTGCcatgtttgtttactttgctCCGGTTAAAACAAATTTTTGCTCCTTACTTTTTATGAGTTTACTAAAGTTTACAAGCTGATACTGATAATATCAATTGTTTAGACCATCGGGATAATTTTGTCATTCAATAGGCACCAATGTGGGTCTGAAAATGGTCTTTACATAAATCAATTGaaaacttaaaaatgtaaaaaaacaaatgtctaTGTGTCGATGTCTATGTATAGATGTCTATGTcgcctaaaaaaaaatttaaaacatctAATTAGGGGGAAAAATTATGTTCAAACAGAATAAacaatctgtttattatttaaaaatgactactattcataataaatattgtttgtttgtgtgccataaatatacttttaaaaCTACATCGATAAAATTTATGGTTTTAAATTTCACTGTGTCACATCTACACATCAGCTGAAACTTACCACATCTCCTTTTCTTAACAAAGCACTCTCTTTTCTCTAAGGTGGAAAGGCAGGGGTTGCCCTGTGGACTGGGGGTCTGCAAAATTTTCCGTGTGCGGCTTTCTTCTCCAAAGCAGCTTTTCCCTATCCGCAAGCACGGACCCCATTCGCTCCACTCTCCCACCTCACAGTGCACTGAAACAGGAGACAAGGCAGTGAGGACAAATCAGCAGCAATCTTCCCCATTTCTTACTGTGAAACACGTACTTGCACGATTTGTTCAGGGTCATACTGGATGTGTCAGGTAGCACTCACCTTTAGGAATACACTCCATTGCCTGTTCGTTGGGCTCAAACTCTTCAGGGCAGATACTGTGACACTGACCATGCAGTAGATAATGACCTGACATACACCTTGTACAGGTGTCACTGTTCAGGCAAGACTCACAGTTCACTGGGCATGCTGCaagaccaacacacacatacatgcacatgtGAAGGATTTTCCATGTGAGGGTTTTCTACACCTAAATCTAACCCAAACACCTGACTTCATGCAAAGTATGCTatctcttttttaaatctacattttggtaacagtttgctgATGTGGACCAGCCAAATAttacattgtatatctgcttcaaatggacaaatggacatttggtgcaacccagatgaggatgggttccctcttgagtctggttcctctcaaggtttcttccttatgccatctcagggagtttttccttgccacagttgctcatcagggacaaacttacttgcaaagaacatatttacgtttaatcaccacattatctgtgtaaagctgctttgagacaatgttcattgttaaaagcgctatacaaataaaaatgaattgaattgtattgaaaATTGGTAATTTGGTACCCAAATGGTAAAAATGTTGGTCCCCatcaacatataaaaaaaagacacacaagcAAACAAGAGATGAACAACAACGAATTCAGGCTAATTCCTGTAATCAACATATCACACATGCAAATTAGAACAATCAGCATGGATCCATTTCTACACATTTTTAACAGTTGAGGGTTAGAGGGTCAGAGGTGTGGTTATGCCTTACAGGTTCACTCATATGTTTATAAGATCTATGCTTTAATATCACTTACTCAGAATGCATAAAAAATTGTCAGCCCATGTGCAAGACTGCGAGAGCTTGTACAGGCGAtgccaacatttaaacatttttgagggtaaaaattgtttttgagTGCATTACAccaatttatttcaattttattttaatttatttgcaggAAAAACAGCTTATAGTGTAATGTGTGAACTTTGTCTAAACCAACActatttctgtttgtgtgtattttcttaTCTTCTAATTTTGAAACTCACTCtctcattaatattttattaggaTTAATTAAATTGCTCATCAGATTATATAATAGTTTTTAAGTAGCATACACTGAATTCATAATTCAAACCTTGCGTTCTTGTGGAATGCTTCTTTTGTTTAGTGCTTAGTCAAGTATTTTGAAACTACATTGTCTGTAGTTGGTTCTTTCTTGCTTAATAAAATGCTTTAACATGTCTGACAACCTTTTTCTTTCTAGATAGAACAGATTTGCATGGCTATTAGAGAGTAATCTGTATGTAAGTAGCACAGATATGTCACAATTAAAGAAATACGATTTTAATTTCTTAGAAGTAATTGAATAATTTGTAACGGATTCCTATTGTTAACCAACCATGAAAGGCACCTAAATTGCATTGTATATGATTTTCAAGAGGTACGCGCAAGGTAGATATCTAGTTTTAGAACTGCtaatgatttctgtaaagctgctttgagacaatgtctgttgtgaaaagcgctatagaaataaacttgacttgacttgactaatgcATCTGTTATAATATGTAGCTTTAATGTCCTCATAGACCACTTAACTGTGAAAAATCTTTATAACAAGAGTAAGGTACTCACGTGCAACACATTCCCTCTTGATGTCACTTGGCACTAGGTCATCTGGGCAGCTCTCTTGGCATTTGCCCTTGTGAAGATATGATCCTGCTCTGCAGCGTGTGCAGAAATTCTTGTCAAAGCAGGTGTCGCACTCAGAGCCACATTCTGAAAGACACATCACAGGCCTGTTACTCATCATAGTGCTTATTAAACTACTAGAGGTCCATCTTAAAAACAGTTTATAGACGGGGTTTAGTGAGTGTTCTTACTGGAGCAGTCATTTTTTTCAGGCGAGCGAGTGCCAAAGAAACCCTTAGGACAGGAAGCCAGACACACGCCGATCTGCCTCATGCCATCCCTCTCCAGGTGAATGAAGAGTCTGGGCATGCATGTCAGGCACCCATTTGAAGCTGAGCAGGTCAGACATCCGCCCATGCATCCTGGACCCCCTAAATTCACAAGGCAAAAGAAAAAGCTTTAAGTAAGCTTTAGCAAATATTTTACTGCAAGGACATGCACAgttcttccatttttttccaatttattGCCTGAGCCTAATATAGAAATCAATAATCGTGCACTTCTTATTTGCATCTgaacagctttttaaaaaattaaggaATTCTGTTTTATGTACACAGTTCAGATGATTTACAGTCTTGCACTTTCCTGGATACATATGCGATGTGCATATGTTTCATGGTCTTGCACATTCCTAGTATCTTTcgagccacaaaaaaaaaagttttagtgCTGCACAGCTGAATTTGTTTTACTATTCTTTTaaagcattctcacatttttcTCACCTTTATACCTTCTTATAAAGTAGCTAGACCTcttagctttatttatttatttattttgtgtgtgggtgggggggttggggggttTGTTCTGGTTtggattaaaaatgtatttagtcaACATTTAAACCAAACCAGCTCCAGGATATGAGTAACAACTTATGTGTTCATAATTCTCATACACatctctgggttttttttacaactttctagaaaaaataaaaacacaagcaagACTTTGGCACCTCTCCACAATTTGAAGCACAAAGAATGTTTGTAAAAGTTAAATAGTTCCAGGTTCAGTGAAAGAAACTGCAGAGCTGTTAATTAAGGGTGCGACAATGACTATAATGCagcataataataaacatgacagGAAGCCCCCAGATTTGTGCATTCTCCTGCCATGGAAACTAATCAGCAGAGATACTACATACTGGGGTTTGCACGCAAATGTCAGCACAGTAGCAGCTGCATTTATAACCTTAATAACAGGACAACCAtgttgtgaagaaaaaaatagagacaTTAACTCATGAGACCAAGAAAACAGGCTGGAGCAGTGCCTTATAAACATGTTCACAAACATCAAAACATCCTTCTGTCATCAACTGTGTTATCTCAATGTGTTATTCCACTATTGGTGTGAACTGGAACAGAGCAGGCACAGATTTGGGAAGAAGTGAGAATCAGAGTCAGTAAAGCTGTGTAGACACTGTAAAGCAGTTTTGGCAGAGAATGCACACTGTCTTTCAAGTCctctgttcacaaagccagtgATAATAGCAGTGCAATGTGAGGCCTCACTGTTTCACTTTAAAGACTAATGTCGAACAGTCAAGCATTCAGCACAACAGTGAGTTAAGGAATAGAGCATAGAGCATATGGTCACTGATTACATCAGTTTAACAGTGCAGGCTACAGATTTGTGCCAAAGTGACTGATTTACATTAAATACCTCACTGAATTCCTGCGTCTAAAAAATGCATGATGCTCCTTGGCTGCATGAGAAAGAACTCCTGATTGAAGTCAATCGGTTCCATGTGTTTCTTGCAGGTGAAAGGCTCAGATGGTAGGAAAGATTGACCTTCAACAGGTTCTATGAGGAGAGTTTGTGGGCAAGGCTCAAGTAACTGTGTTTGAGCTCTGTCCCAGGCTTCAAGGGGAGCAAGATATATAATATTCTGGAGCTTTTCACAGAAATGGGAACAAGATGATGTGATTAAAAGCACCCAAAAAACAACCAGTGATTGTGAGGGAAATGATTTGCTAATAATCTTTCGTTCAGTTAATGGTTTGTTTTCaagttaaatgaaataaattatgaGCGGTTAAAATGTATTACTCCATTTGAGATACAAATAGATAAACCACtgccacttttatttttaaactgcaCCGATGAGCTCCTTCATTCTCCGTAACTACTGTGagattgaattgaattacatAACCTTTTCCTCCTAACTGCACTCAGTCATCTTCCTGAAAATACACAGAGATAAACAGAAGGTTTATCCCCACCATATCATGCAAGTGAAGAGGTGTTCTCAACCTGTTCTCTCCCTGCTCTTGCATTCCGTGCCACTGAACTGTGCTACAgcatctttttttcctctcctgaTTCCCTGAGTTCATCCTTGGCTGACAGATTGCAATAGATCATGGATATTCTGTTTGACATATCTCTGCAATCTCTACAACTGCTGTCCATTTGCCCACATGCGTTCCTGCCAAAACCTTCTGATTCACAGAACTCTTAACTCAGAGGAATTTTGCCTGCCCTCGTGCTGCCACAAGTTCTAGGCCTACTTGTTCAAGTGAAGCACGAGTAGCTCTAATATGTAAACTCTCGCAAATTGTTTTATCATGGTTCCTACCCGGAGACCACAAAACAAGCTTCCCCCTGCAACAAACCTATTAGCAGCACtgttaaaaagtaattaaatcaCAGCATTTTAGACTCGAGAATTAAGGCACAGCACTGACCCATGGCCATAGACTTCTGCTCTGAGTAATCATGGAACACAGTTCATTTCCTGACAATTATATGAGCTGGCCACACACAGACAAAGCTGATTAGTTAAAATgaagcaaacaaaataaatgtgttacaCTGATGAATATTGCCTGCATTCGCCATATTTAATTCACATAAGCTCATTAATGGGCAGTAGATGGAGACTGTGTGCTGGTATAACATGAAGCGTACAATGAATGAGGATGGTAATGCATCTAGTTTAAATCCACATGACTCACTGACCAATGTATTCAAGCGGGACTGAGTCATTAAGAGTTATACTAAAGATGGTACCACAGTTAATAAAAGAAACCTAAAAATTTATTTCAGGCTGTAAACATTGGAAAGAAATTATAAACCATAGTACTACCATgcaaatcaacaacaacaacaacaacaacaacaacaacaacaacaacacgtCTATGACACAGACACTAGTCTGCTCATGCAGGAGGCAGGAAGCGTGCGAGTTCAAGCGTCCTCTGGGTCACTCACTGTAAATTCATATTGTGATCTCTTTGCCTCACAAATCTGATTGCAACTCTATCAGTCGGCTTTGAATTTGTTAAGAGTTTTTGTTTGAAGATTGTAATGACTTGTTTTAGTGGGACTAAACTTCCACTTTGGTTCCATTAGCTTAACAATATAGAACATTggattcattatttatttatgcacattcCCTTTTCAGCCCTTCATGCAGCAGAGTTCAAAAGAAATATAATGCAATATGTTGAAATCTAAATTTAGCATAATTCCCATGGAAAAAGAAATTATGTGCCGATCATTTTTGTGCAGTGTATATAACTAACTAGCTTTCAGACATTGgattaaatatatttcttgTGGGCATAAAAACCACAAATTGTAGACGCAAAGTAAATAGTAAGTAAAAACTCTATAACCACAGTAGGACTGTTACATAggtcattataaataaatatatatgttttatatacttGCAATTTCCactaaatgtatcattttaattagttagaatttcaagtttatttcaccTTTGCAGTTGTCAGATTCTGTCATATGTCTAGAACTTGATAATAAAAATCAAGTTTGCCCTTAGTAACATCTGCACACTTTTTGGGGAATGCAAAGATCCCAAAGACAAACTAAATTAGTACTTGCCAATAAATTTTTGTTatgtttcaaataattttttgtctattttgcCTATTCATTGGCTTGTACTCATCCCAGTGTTTGCTTTATTCCAGAATCTGTTTCAAGATTATACATCATGCATCCACAGAAAGCGATTTCGTCTCCAGTCAGCACAGTTCCTCTTACTCTGGTCTCTCACTTCAGTCACTTTGTAGCTCAGAGGTTTGTTACAGCATGCACAGGCCTACAGATTTCCATTTTGCACTGACCGCTAGAGAGCGAGCCGAGCGGTGCGCCCTGATCCATACTGCATGCACATTAAGATTAACTGCCATTAACTGTGGCTATTTGTTTGGCTGTTTGAGGTAAAATattgcttaataaaataaatattaaatgatatataattaataataataagagtactttttttgtaatcttGATCTGTGCGCAAATGTGA belongs to Silurus meridionalis isolate SWU-2019-XX chromosome 4, ASM1480568v1, whole genome shotgun sequence and includes:
- the rspo3 gene encoding R-spondin-3, yielding MQVQLISIVLILHWMEHANGQHHTSRHRQHERGPGCMGGCLTCSASNGCLTCMPRLFIHLERDGMRQIGVCLASCPKGFFGTRSPEKNDCSKCGSECDTCFDKNFCTRCRAGSYLHKGKCQESCPDDLVPSDIKRECVAPCPVNCESCLNSDTCTRCMSGHYLLHGQCHSICPEEFEPNEQAMECIPKVHCEVGEWSEWGPCLRIGKSCFGEESRTRKILQTPSPQGNPCLSTLEKRECFVKKRRCGKGNKGSRKEEKKNRNNRKEKTNSEGRRERKRERERERELGTREDDNRNKTEQLLKRTQSRDTIME